A part of Terriglobus roseus genomic DNA contains:
- a CDS encoding FecR family protein, which translates to MNRMIALLTVTLGVALYSTASQAQTPAVPAPSAPANTDALRVDANNAQSNENPDAANSIRIVRLSQATGKVEMDRNVERGFEAAFNNLPITQGARLMTLEGSAEVEFEDGTTLRLIPQTEVDFTQLGRTATGATISSMNVLRGTVYVSLNKTKGNTFDLTSGDGVIKPRPGAHLRLEVKDPESRLSVISGSVDFTNTAGTHEVGKMKSLIFNTNTHAPADLIAGIEDASFDEWDEQQTEYHQRYFHGNALAGSGSSYGLADLNYYGAFSDVDGCGRIWRPYFVSAAWDPYSSGIWALYPGSGYSWVSPYPWGWAPFHYGSWLQCGGGWGWQPGGNWYGLGGRNPYWGRDGRHHFINQIHVHPTPPHPRPVPGQTSSLIAVNAKRLTFSQVDRATNSFNFRNDSAGLGIPRGEFGKLNKLSETAAKTGSSNVPVLFTPVNRTDVSPVSHSNLAAHDARVPGARNGEAGFFNRPTNQTQTMHNTYAERGGSSVHSAGGPINGGSYNSSPHTSAYSGSGVGYSNGPHPSAYSGGGGGYSGGPRPSGGGYSGGPVAGPRGGGGGYSGGGGGAPHVSAPMPASAPAPSAAPSSAPSGHR; encoded by the coding sequence ATGAATCGAATGATTGCACTTCTTACCGTTACGCTGGGAGTCGCGCTTTACAGCACAGCATCACAGGCGCAGACACCCGCGGTCCCTGCCCCATCTGCTCCAGCAAACACGGATGCACTTCGCGTCGATGCGAACAATGCGCAGTCCAATGAAAACCCCGACGCCGCAAATTCAATCCGCATCGTCCGCCTGAGCCAGGCTACTGGCAAAGTTGAGATGGATCGCAATGTCGAACGCGGCTTTGAAGCCGCTTTCAACAACCTTCCCATCACACAGGGCGCTCGGTTGATGACTCTTGAAGGATCTGCGGAAGTGGAATTTGAAGACGGCACCACGCTTCGCCTGATCCCGCAGACAGAAGTGGATTTCACCCAGCTCGGCCGTACGGCCACGGGCGCCACCATTTCGTCCATGAACGTGCTTCGAGGAACGGTCTATGTCTCGCTTAACAAGACCAAGGGCAATACGTTCGATCTGACCTCAGGCGACGGAGTCATCAAGCCGCGGCCGGGAGCGCACCTGCGATTGGAAGTGAAGGATCCGGAAAGTCGACTTTCCGTCATCTCCGGCTCAGTTGACTTCACGAATACCGCCGGCACGCACGAAGTCGGCAAGATGAAGAGCCTTATCTTCAACACAAACACCCACGCACCGGCGGACCTGATCGCAGGTATCGAAGATGCCTCCTTTGATGAATGGGATGAGCAGCAGACCGAATACCACCAGCGTTACTTCCACGGCAACGCTCTCGCAGGCTCAGGTTCCTCCTACGGTCTTGCGGACCTTAATTACTACGGTGCGTTCTCCGATGTAGATGGTTGCGGTCGTATCTGGCGGCCTTACTTCGTTTCTGCAGCCTGGGATCCCTACTCCAGCGGCATTTGGGCCTTGTATCCGGGAAGCGGCTACAGTTGGGTGTCGCCGTATCCTTGGGGATGGGCTCCTTTCCATTACGGTTCATGGCTGCAATGCGGCGGAGGATGGGGATGGCAACCCGGTGGCAACTGGTATGGACTCGGTGGTCGTAACCCGTATTGGGGCCGGGATGGCCGCCATCACTTCATCAATCAAATTCATGTGCATCCCACCCCGCCGCATCCTCGACCGGTCCCAGGGCAGACAAGCTCTCTGATTGCGGTGAACGCGAAACGGCTTACGTTTTCTCAGGTCGATCGCGCTACGAACTCGTTCAACTTTCGCAATGACTCGGCGGGTCTCGGCATTCCGCGAGGCGAATTCGGCAAGTTGAATAAGCTCTCAGAAACGGCGGCCAAAACTGGATCGAGCAATGTCCCCGTGCTCTTCACCCCGGTGAATCGAACTGACGTCTCGCCTGTAAGTCACAGCAATCTCGCTGCTCATGATGCCAGAGTGCCCGGAGCTCGAAACGGAGAGGCAGGATTCTTCAATCGCCCCACCAATCAAACTCAAACCATGCACAACACCTACGCAGAACGAGGCGGCAGCAGCGTACACAGCGCTGGGGGACCGATAAATGGCGGCAGCTATAACAGTAGCCCGCATACCAGTGCTTACTCGGGCAGCGGGGTTGGGTATTCCAACGGGCCGCACCCCAGCGCCTACTCGGGCGGTGGTGGCGGATACTCCGGCGGTCCGCGTCCAAGCGGAGGTGGATATTCCGGCGGCCCAGTCGCTGGTCCTCGCGGTGGCGGCGGTGGATATTCAGGTGGCGGTGGCGGAGCGCCCCACGTTTCCGCGCCCATGCCAGCTTCAGCGCCTGCACCCTCTGCTGCTCCGTCGTCCGCCCCGAGTGGGCACCGGTAA
- a CDS encoding SulP family inorganic anion transporter has translation MNNTNQSFKKPHALISDISASLVVFLVALPLCMGIAVASGMPPARGLVTGIVGGIMVGTLSGSPLQVSGPAAGLAVIVFELINDHGIGALGPILVVAGAIQLLAGILRVGRWFRAISPEVVHGMLAGIGVLIVIQQFHVVLDRAPKATGPANIFAMGEALAAGLFPLDGSKEEWALLVGVVTLFVILLWERFRPAKLKLVPAALLGIGAGTALAQTLHLGIRRIDVPASLGDMVSFTPLSAFLATRWTSLLGTAIALAFIASAETLLSAAAVDQMQTKVRANYDKELAAQGIGNMLCGFLGALPMTGVIVRSSANVQAGAETRRSTILHGLWLLISVAIFARTLRMIPMASLAAVLVLTGIRLVKPKDILHLRRFGWPPVIVYGLSMVTIVATNLLTGVLVGIGLSLLWTLWKLTHLQLDVETTDHRTDIHLAGVGTFLAIPKISRTLDDTPSGPPIYIHGFSLRYIDHACIEIIEAWVDRRQAAGEIVYLEREHLLKRYQTPVSQAVD, from the coding sequence ATGAACAACACAAATCAATCTTTTAAAAAGCCACATGCTCTGATCAGCGACATATCCGCGTCGCTGGTCGTGTTCTTGGTTGCACTACCACTTTGCATGGGTATCGCCGTTGCATCAGGTATGCCACCCGCGCGCGGTCTGGTGACCGGCATTGTCGGTGGCATCATGGTGGGAACCCTATCGGGTTCGCCGCTGCAGGTGAGCGGGCCCGCTGCAGGACTGGCCGTCATCGTTTTTGAACTGATAAACGATCACGGCATTGGAGCGCTGGGCCCCATTCTGGTCGTTGCAGGAGCCATTCAGTTGCTCGCGGGCATCTTGCGCGTGGGCCGCTGGTTCCGCGCGATCTCGCCAGAGGTGGTGCACGGTATGCTCGCGGGCATTGGTGTACTCATCGTGATTCAACAATTTCACGTCGTGTTGGACCGTGCACCAAAAGCTACTGGCCCAGCGAACATCTTCGCCATGGGCGAAGCTCTTGCAGCCGGATTATTTCCACTGGATGGCAGCAAGGAAGAGTGGGCACTGTTAGTAGGTGTGGTCACACTCTTTGTGATCTTACTTTGGGAGCGCTTTCGACCAGCAAAGTTGAAGCTTGTTCCCGCTGCTCTTCTCGGCATTGGGGCTGGAACAGCGTTGGCACAGACACTGCATCTGGGCATCCGTCGCATTGATGTACCGGCAAGCCTGGGCGACATGGTCAGCTTCACACCGCTATCTGCATTTCTCGCAACACGCTGGACATCACTGCTAGGAACTGCGATCGCATTAGCATTCATTGCCAGCGCCGAAACCCTTCTGTCAGCAGCTGCCGTAGACCAGATGCAGACCAAAGTACGCGCCAACTATGACAAGGAACTTGCCGCGCAAGGTATCGGCAACATGCTCTGCGGTTTTCTTGGCGCACTGCCAATGACAGGAGTCATTGTGCGTAGTTCCGCCAATGTACAGGCAGGGGCCGAAACGCGCAGATCTACAATTCTGCATGGCTTGTGGCTGCTTATCTCCGTCGCAATATTCGCTCGCACACTTCGGATGATTCCGATGGCGTCACTCGCAGCGGTGCTGGTTCTGACCGGCATACGACTGGTGAAGCCAAAGGACATTCTTCATCTGCGCCGCTTCGGCTGGCCACCCGTCATCGTGTACGGACTGTCGATGGTCACAATCGTCGCAACCAACCTGCTGACCGGTGTTCTTGTAGGCATCGGACTGTCGCTCCTATGGACACTCTGGAAGCTGACTCATCTGCAGTTGGATGTTGAGACCACGGATCATCGCACGGACATTCACTTGGCCGGAGTAGGCACGTTTCTAGCGATTCCCAAGATCTCGCGCACGCTGGACGACACACCCAGCGGGCCTCCTATTTACATCCACGGCTTCTCACTGCGCTACATCGATCACGCGTGCATTGAGATCATCGAAGCGTGGGTTGACCGGCGCCAGGCCGCAGGCGAAATCGTCTACCTGGAACGCGAACATCTGTTGAAGCGTTACCAGACTCCGGTCTCACAAGCGGTGGATTAG
- a CDS encoding type 1 glutamine amidotransferase domain-containing protein, giving the protein MATKGKVLVLVSSGHGLPLKDGKVYTGAGYYLNELTVPVRELMKEGYEITFANPKGNTPQLDVHSAVPDFFGGDQNKLQDYLKFRDTLTGLKNPTPISDVIASGLDQYDAVFVPGGHGPMMDLLDDPDAGTVMRHFHETSKPTAVLCHGPISLLSVLPNSKEVVAALIAGDATGARTKAQGWAYEGYKMTIFSTAEEQQREPLEIGGKVLFYPDIALLTAGGDVSVAVPWQSYVIQDRELISGQNPFSDQALLKLLLPALAKKK; this is encoded by the coding sequence ATGGCAACAAAAGGAAAGGTACTGGTCTTAGTTTCGAGCGGTCACGGCCTGCCACTGAAAGATGGCAAGGTGTACACAGGCGCTGGCTACTATCTCAACGAATTGACGGTTCCGGTTCGGGAGTTGATGAAGGAAGGTTACGAAATTACTTTTGCCAACCCGAAAGGCAACACGCCGCAACTGGATGTGCATTCTGCTGTCCCCGATTTCTTCGGAGGAGATCAGAACAAGCTTCAGGACTATCTAAAATTCCGCGACACCCTGACCGGGCTAAAGAATCCAACTCCCATCTCGGACGTCATCGCGTCAGGCCTGGATCAATACGACGCCGTTTTCGTCCCCGGCGGCCATGGTCCCATGATGGACTTGCTTGATGATCCTGATGCTGGCACCGTGATGCGTCATTTTCATGAAACGTCCAAGCCTACGGCGGTACTCTGCCACGGCCCAATCTCTCTTCTTTCCGTACTTCCTAATTCGAAGGAAGTGGTTGCGGCGCTGATAGCAGGCGATGCAACCGGTGCTCGAACGAAGGCTCAAGGATGGGCATATGAGGGATACAAGATGACCATCTTCTCAACAGCAGAAGAACAGCAGCGAGAGCCGCTTGAGATCGGCGGTAAAGTTCTCTTTTATCCCGACATTGCTTTGCTTACGGCAGGCGGTGACGTAAGTGTGGCCGTTCCATGGCAGAGCTACGTAATTCAGGATCGTGAACTCATCTCAGGCCAGAACCCATTCTCCGATCAAGCGCTTCTAAAGCTTCTTCTACCGGCACTCGCTAAGAAGAAGTGA
- the tal gene encoding transaldolase gives MKATQQLHDLGQSLWLDNITRDLLNSGTLQRYIDDLSVTGLTSNPTIFEHAISKSSSYDTDVSRLNTDGKAGEELFFELALQDLTRAADLFAGAHERTSGVDGWVSLELSPLLAYDTAKSVEAAKRLHDKANRPNLFIKIPGTKEGVPAIEKSIADGVPINVTLLFSLDQYKASAEAYLRGLEQRLAAGLSLDVRSVASVFLSRWDGATMDKVPETLKNKLGIAIGQQVYKAYRDMLESDRWQRLENAGARPQRLLFASTGTKDPKASDVLYINALAAPNTINTIPEKTLIAFGDHGTVSGAIPRSGGDFEQVLHDFRSAGIDLDKLAADLQSGGAKAFEESWGQLLKAIDEKSKVLQSTT, from the coding sequence ATGAAAGCGACGCAACAGCTTCATGATCTGGGACAAAGCCTCTGGCTGGACAACATTACGCGCGATCTTCTCAACAGCGGCACGCTGCAGCGCTATATAGACGATCTCTCCGTGACCGGCCTGACTTCCAATCCCACGATTTTCGAACATGCAATCTCGAAAAGCAGTTCCTATGACACGGATGTGAGCCGCCTAAATACGGATGGGAAAGCTGGCGAGGAGTTGTTCTTTGAGCTTGCATTGCAAGACCTGACCCGCGCGGCTGACTTGTTTGCGGGTGCGCACGAACGCACATCTGGAGTGGATGGGTGGGTCTCCCTCGAACTTTCTCCTCTCCTTGCTTACGACACCGCCAAATCCGTCGAAGCCGCTAAGCGTTTACATGACAAGGCGAATCGTCCGAATCTCTTCATCAAGATTCCAGGCACGAAAGAAGGCGTTCCAGCCATCGAGAAATCGATTGCCGACGGTGTTCCGATCAACGTCACGCTATTGTTCTCGCTTGATCAATACAAGGCGTCTGCTGAGGCATATCTGCGCGGCCTGGAACAACGTTTGGCCGCCGGACTTAGCCTTGATGTCCGCTCTGTTGCCTCCGTGTTCCTCAGTCGCTGGGACGGAGCCACGATGGACAAAGTACCCGAAACACTCAAGAACAAGTTGGGAATCGCAATCGGTCAGCAAGTCTACAAGGCATACAGGGATATGTTGGAATCGGATCGCTGGCAGCGCTTAGAAAATGCAGGTGCTCGCCCACAGCGTCTACTGTTCGCGAGCACTGGCACGAAAGATCCGAAGGCATCGGATGTGCTCTATATCAATGCCCTCGCGGCTCCCAACACGATCAACACAATCCCTGAAAAGACGCTCATCGCATTCGGCGATCATGGGACGGTGAGTGGCGCAATCCCGCGTTCCGGGGGCGATTTTGAACAAGTCCTGCATGACTTCAGAAGTGCAGGAATAGACCTAGACAAACTCGCCGCTGATCTTCAATCAGGTGGCGCAAAGGCATTCGAAGAATCATGGGGCCAACTCCTCAAGGCAATTGACGAGAAGAGCAAAGTTCTTCAGAGCACCACCTGA
- a CDS encoding ABC transporter permease encodes MLTDLRDALRQLRKAPGFTATAILTLALGIGATTAIFTLVHQVMLKSLPVTKPEELWRVGDKIRCCNWGGYTQGNDNNFSLFSWEAYNYFRNHSPEFTDLAALQAGNAPLGVRRAGSHAPVDTHNGQYVSGNFFRTFGVQPWVGRLLSDADDKEGAPFVAVMSHRVWQQKYGADPSVVGSSFQINGYAFTIIGVAPPGFYGAKLSGWGMPDFWLPIASEQALPGTQARMKKSRAAYLDIIGRVKPGTDPQKLEARLRVELHDWLGSHVPEMEPGELQLWQKQTLHLIPGGDGVTAMRDDYKDGLKLLFIAAACVLLVACGNLANLMLARGLKDRGQIAIRVAMGASRARLIRKALVETITLAVIGGACGIAIAIWGTRLILYLAIQIGGKDNYVPISSTPSWTVLLFTLGISVFTGVLFGVGPAWMTSHADPAEALRGANRSVGSNRSITQKALVIGQVIMSIVLLSSAALLGRSLSNLKHQDFGFDHHGRYVAWINPTLSTLKPEQMEPLFRQINDRLMAIPGVRGVASATYAPMTGDSWNEGIRVQGQPEPDPKTDSSAGWARITPTFFDTIGAKISLGRAFTEEDTATTRHVAVINQAFANRFFKGQNPIGQHFGEDRLKYSGTFEVIGVARDIRYMTWGYKDPVGPMFWVPEAQSVQYDDPNFTDGDRWSHYLYNIVLWAPNNPPALEEQVRKALAGVNSELVLNNVNPYTSVVDADFQQQDMIATLTTIFGVLGLLLAAVGLYGVMTYMVEQRTSEIGLRMAVGATRADMLRMVLRSSFWQIAIGLGIGIPLAILAGKLLKDQLFHVQPWDPVMLIGSALLLAFAALIASALPARRAASIEPMIALRNEG; translated from the coding sequence ATGCTTACAGACCTGCGCGACGCCCTACGCCAGCTTCGGAAGGCTCCAGGATTTACCGCCACTGCAATTTTGACCCTTGCCTTGGGCATCGGAGCCACAACGGCGATATTTACGCTTGTTCATCAGGTCATGCTCAAGTCGCTTCCGGTCACTAAACCGGAAGAGCTTTGGCGTGTGGGCGACAAAATCCGTTGCTGCAACTGGGGCGGCTACACGCAGGGCAACGATAACAACTTCTCGCTCTTTTCCTGGGAAGCATATAACTACTTCCGCAATCACAGCCCCGAGTTCACTGATCTTGCAGCATTGCAGGCGGGCAATGCTCCGCTTGGTGTCCGTCGCGCAGGGTCCCATGCACCCGTTGACACTCACAACGGACAGTACGTTTCTGGGAACTTCTTCCGGACATTCGGCGTGCAGCCCTGGGTTGGCCGACTCTTGTCTGACGCTGACGATAAGGAAGGCGCGCCCTTCGTTGCTGTGATGAGCCACCGTGTGTGGCAGCAAAAGTATGGTGCTGATCCCTCTGTCGTTGGTTCCAGCTTCCAGATCAATGGCTACGCGTTCACCATCATTGGTGTTGCTCCTCCAGGGTTTTATGGTGCGAAGCTCTCTGGCTGGGGCATGCCTGATTTTTGGCTCCCCATTGCGTCAGAACAGGCGCTTCCCGGAACTCAGGCGCGCATGAAGAAATCTCGCGCTGCCTATCTGGATATCATCGGCCGCGTTAAGCCCGGTACCGATCCACAGAAGCTGGAAGCCAGACTCCGCGTCGAATTGCATGACTGGCTTGGTAGCCATGTCCCCGAGATGGAACCGGGCGAGCTGCAGCTTTGGCAGAAGCAGACCCTTCATCTCATCCCAGGCGGCGATGGCGTCACCGCCATGCGAGACGATTACAAGGATGGCCTCAAGCTTCTCTTTATCGCTGCCGCCTGCGTTCTCCTTGTGGCCTGTGGCAACCTTGCCAATCTGATGCTGGCGCGCGGCTTGAAAGACCGTGGTCAAATTGCGATTCGTGTCGCCATGGGTGCCTCTCGTGCACGCCTCATTCGCAAGGCACTCGTCGAGACGATCACACTCGCCGTTATCGGTGGGGCTTGCGGCATTGCAATCGCTATTTGGGGAACACGCCTCATCCTGTATCTCGCGATTCAGATTGGTGGCAAGGACAACTACGTTCCCATCAGCTCTACACCCTCCTGGACCGTCCTGCTCTTTACCCTTGGCATCTCTGTGTTCACTGGGGTCCTCTTCGGCGTTGGCCCTGCATGGATGACATCGCACGCTGATCCGGCCGAGGCGCTTCGTGGAGCCAATCGTTCCGTTGGCAGCAATCGCTCAATTACTCAGAAGGCGCTCGTCATCGGTCAGGTCATCATGTCCATCGTGCTGCTCTCATCAGCAGCTCTGCTTGGACGGAGCCTCAGCAACCTCAAGCATCAGGATTTCGGATTCGATCATCATGGCCGTTACGTCGCCTGGATCAATCCCACCCTCTCCACACTCAAGCCGGAGCAGATGGAGCCGCTCTTCCGTCAGATCAACGACCGTCTCATGGCTATCCCCGGTGTCCGCGGCGTTGCATCTGCGACGTATGCACCGATGACCGGCGACAGTTGGAACGAAGGCATCCGCGTGCAGGGGCAGCCCGAGCCTGATCCCAAGACAGATTCAAGCGCTGGTTGGGCTCGTATTACACCAACCTTCTTTGACACCATCGGCGCCAAGATCTCACTCGGACGTGCGTTTACAGAAGAAGACACGGCTACCACTCGTCACGTTGCTGTCATTAACCAGGCTTTCGCCAACCGTTTCTTCAAAGGACAAAACCCAATCGGCCAGCACTTCGGCGAAGACCGGCTGAAATACTCCGGCACATTTGAGGTCATCGGCGTAGCACGCGATATCCGCTACATGACGTGGGGCTATAAAGATCCGGTCGGTCCCATGTTCTGGGTTCCTGAAGCGCAATCCGTGCAATACGACGATCCCAACTTCACCGACGGCGATCGCTGGTCGCACTACCTTTACAACATCGTCCTGTGGGCCCCGAACAATCCGCCTGCTCTTGAAGAACAGGTCCGCAAGGCTCTGGCAGGAGTCAACTCCGAACTCGTTCTCAACAACGTCAATCCCTACACTTCGGTAGTTGACGCGGACTTCCAGCAACAGGACATGATCGCTACGCTCACCACCATCTTCGGTGTGCTTGGACTTCTCCTTGCCGCTGTTGGGCTATACGGTGTGATGACCTACATGGTCGAACAACGTACCAGCGAAATTGGCCTTCGCATGGCTGTGGGCGCTACGCGGGCTGATATGCTTCGCATGGTTCTGCGCAGTTCGTTCTGGCAGATTGCCATAGGCCTTGGCATCGGCATCCCGCTCGCAATCCTTGCTGGAAAGCTTCTCAAGGATCAGCTCTTCCACGTTCAGCCGTGGGATCCCGTCATGCTTATTGGATCGGCTCTCCTACTCGCATTCGCAGCACTCATAGCCTCAGCGCTTCCGGCGCGCCGCGCGGCCAGCATTGAGCCTATGATTGCTCTCCGCAACGAAGGCTAA